The Bombus vancouverensis nearcticus unplaced genomic scaffold, iyBomVanc1_principal scaffold0040, whole genome shotgun sequence nucleotide sequence aaatcagccacggctctgcttatgcaatagtgcacgacagatttgggttttaaaaagtttgtgcgagatggatgccgagaaagctgatgaaaaggtgaagacgacgatgcattcgtggttcgcagctcagcccaaaacattttttaacgagaaaatacgaaggtccttcagcaaatggacaaagtgtatacagaaattgagtgattatgtcaaaaaatgatgtatgtcttttttgacaattgcttaaaataaattctacaccgacagagcgggtaactttttactcaccctcgtaagacacttaaatttccaatctattatgatgaataaaagagcttatactattaaatctaattgtattttgttgcatgagagtacacgtgtatgtgatgtacattacctttatatccccttgaacgcttcaatattgcgcatatatactatattttgtacagcttctataaaattttgtatgtttgtttaggctgttaatctagaggctggagtacaaagaagtggcacaatgatgtgggctgatgacatttataattatcaaggaatcacccctagattcgctcaggtatatatcgttgactataatgtatttaacatatatgattgttagaatattaataattaatttttaattctatcagaattttaatgaaactgtcccttgggaaggaagaactgataccttgatatcacggtttgtacatcctatatatacgacaaattttagaacattatataacgaagaaccagatcgccgtggccatgtgatgtgaataaaaggacttgaatttgatgatatttttataatgttagataacataactaagtatcttcacagtaagataggatgacatggtttacatgatcttaatgttgttcacttgagtgatgatattataaggaaaagtgtaatatcacaggtaggatgattcataatttagaactactaactcatgtatgtattaaaaattaaagaaatatattaaattttataggatatttatgtttagtaaccagtaattcagagattggtattcatggttactataacgaggctgtagaaacgcaccctttcttctttgcaaatggtcctgtatttatgtctaagccgaaactggaacctctgaataatttagatttattcttgttattttctaaaatacttatctacagtataccataaggaatgataccgtatcgcagctaatcaagtgccttaagaaacatcaacaggatatcacagtaatcccttatcgactgatatgtaagtaaaagttatgtgtcattgttatacacagttatgtgttagtgttatacacagttatttatcattttctattaattcagttgtagccactacaatatctatgacactggtagtaattatgagaacaataatgatgttctataagaggaaatgatgattaggaacaaaaacttacaggtaagtcaaagtatatgttatttgccatttgaaaagaaagttactaacttagaattttttgataaataataattgtgcaaaatatattggatttcaaatttgtcaaaaattgaaatttaagaagcattgtaataatataacattaatattttgatttttcaggagatgtcatgcggtggatggataatatgtaaaaaatattaagcagtatatgaattttcatattgcgtagagataacaaaatgaattttaaaaaatgtcgacatggtaataagaaatagcatcatgacaaagaatatataaagacagtttcattttttataaataaaaatttgttgttccagattttgaaatatagtgaaacgtttaattagtatcttaatatctttaaataattattattttagaatcaattgtaattgtatcatacgtacttttgaattcgtgcaagaacatatgtaattttgaagtagttattattaggaaattgttagacgcgaacagtatgcgaaaagttagtatgcagtgtaataattatcaatcaaaacacaagaattaaattcttgaggaaaaaatttccggaatttcttatttacacgattataaagaaatccataataaaaaggagttgctttctaatacttctcttccttgtaatgcctatgttaatgataacgaggttcgactttttgtttttaaagggatactggaaaatttgaaagtacagtaccattgggaagaaaatcacgatattgaaaacgatatttgcaagtaaatttccaaaaaatctgttttcaaattttcgctttctatttcacattaaaagaaagggctgccttctttctctgcaagacaaaacaaacattctgaatctcgtatcaatgaatgatgtcaataagttattttgcttttcagattgaacaatattccagatttattcataatttcatactacgcgaagaatagactttcataggtatacaaaggaaatattaagtataggaaaactctttttcgttgtaggtgacatatgcttcacggttgaacacatgtatttttgaacacatataaatgaaaaagtactcttatggagaaaaagaattgataccttcgattgacattagataatgtatataaacttatgaacaatcactatcggtttgtattttaggtgcacacgcagatttgttggagttcttataaaatgtacatcctgtacgaacgttttattcttccaaattttacgatactatgtctcatataataactatatggattaaacgtaatataaatgatccgaaaatagactcgaacgacattaattgtctttctatttataccaatatcgaaaatacaagtaaagccggagcaatagtatgcaagaatggactattcattattttaaaccaaatcatagcatattcagaatgcacagtattatcatgaaatgtaaatgaatcagttgtaaacgaacgattttactgtaaaatcgttgcctcctttttttcatctgaaatatagcagcaatgagtacattcttttaatatataataaaacgagatatctttataaagttacatatgtcatcactggtaactgttatctcgtatgacaccaaatataccgttagtatggaatgatatttttatgaagatatactttaatgatagattttatgaatgaaacgttatataagaaaaattatctcttgtcattctatgaagtgtagtagctaacgaagattaattttacgaagtattggagcaaaagagaattaaaaaattaaaaagatctaaataagattgttcgtgtggcttaattatctcaattctggtacaccacttgttacattctaactaattagcgctaaacaataacttgcaaatattaaagatattaacaccttaatattaacacctaaaggttttcaggaaattttataatatttgattattgtatatctagtcattgattgataaaatttcttgtataagcatagatcgaggttgacgtcatacgcagattgcatatcattgacaggtatcgttttaatttattttatggctagaatcatttgaatattatacgaataattatttccattcgaacgattaatagatcacgtacctataaaagatatattatgaaaaagacgtgacgaaacaaaaaaatattggaaattccgttgtctgttgatttttatttccatgtaattacatatgaaatgggtaattcattaacatctcctcgaatcgaatataattcgttacacttcacaacgattcaaataatggacgggaaatatataataagtttcctgtccttgcgttaaaatagtactgtacaaatcagatgatacaggaaatacccaaaaaacccaattacatccacattgcatgacagcacacttgcaatggatttttgtgatttcaatgtcacagacaatgacacaactaatcagaacacgttcgaggctatagacattgaaattaccgcgtgtttaatacgtttaaagcataaatctaaatttcacgcgattatttctttgtacattgtgaaactcttaaattatcttaatcgaataaataatcctaatgtaataaaacatcttgaaatagacctaaatatctgaaacagaaactcgaaggataagaaatcctaaaaggtactaatcctaaaataacaaactcctaaataataaacaagtgataaaacctgttataaacaataaaccttacctggaataatcaaatcctaactaatcgaaaataaaataaggcaagcaattcttaatctttcaagtaatttttccgaaaacacagaaagatagagaaattaaaaagacgcagcacaaattgcagcacaatgaaagtttcagagcgatgaatacgatcgtattaaactaaataattttcaaaagtgaaattacactgaaacgtatatcgatgatatttgtcatttctacgatctgtttcgcttgatcgtgcttcttttctgatgtaaattcaatttataatacgaactaagttttctttattattattagtcctgcgtctttttaattcgtcacttcttttatttcagaacaatgacgggctccaagatgctgttcggatgtttggcgttatgcatccattagttcacgtttgtacttcgagtagtacagctcaaggtttgtacttcgagttgtctttttccatgcacttcaaattccaatacgatctggtcacgtggccttcgtacaatttcgaaattttacctgtttggtaatcgtcaatgaaaaaagaagttatgcgtgacctcaacacattgaaacaatttttatgattttttatttgccggttggtcagcaagttaatggaaaaatttcacttaactattcgcgttaatttcttcggtttaacttttgggaaatgcttcgttagcttcgggaatattccaacgattcgttttacgtacaaaataagcatgataaatattacatcacggtaatgtaatatcggaatatattaaaggtgtaattttgtccgattaattataatttattaataatggattgaaaatacagatattagttagacagagaaacgatgtttgattaacaggaaaactaaatgcaacgctcgtatttacaacaaataacttgacaactatttggtaactctctctctctctctctctctctctctctcactagcaactctaacactcgacaacactcgcaactcaattctaacgactctatgcttcgacgtctcgatcaactctgattctcgcaacacgcacacttttcgattcgccttggatagcgaaaccgtctttcttctaacgttgtctattgtttccctcatacctatgtaagaactaccaactacgtgcctttagtcacgtaggcactcttaaatgtaaacgaaccacagaaacacgacgtacacggtttttctattttcagccgatctccaagcaaagctattctacgatatcacaatcggcctttcctgacaatcacatctgccctcagatgtgctcatcatcgccgctcgcacttacatcactatcgtcagcattccaccatttcatgtgatcggctgccgtggaagttgtacgtggcccttcgtgctccccctctcgctgcactatgtatcggtcatttcgcaggacttttatcacccgatacggtccaagaaacttcggatgcagctttagcccgggacccctctgcatcctctcgattgccactagatctcccgtcctgtatgctgtcgccttcttgcgtctcctgttatacgcccgcttgtttcggatttggatctcctcaatccgtctctttgcgtccgcacgcagctgatctcgttcctcttggaacaccgcggcctgttcgtcctcgatgctactgctcctctttcgctcttcctctatcttcctctccgttgtttgtttacccatttcactcttgtcaggggctttgatcgtcgtggcagcatcgtgacattttcgtaggctcggttcgtacatggaagacgttaacaacttaccatctaccgagactatgatctcttctttttcgaaggtcttcacgttcatcgtgtcctcgacaatcccatcgtcgtcctcgtcatccacatcctctgtatatcgaatcttcgtatcgatattattggagggattccgcgcgtgcgacttcccttgtcttctcgttcgccttgcattcactctcttcgagtctatccgaaaacttgaaacaaccctcacacccgcaacgctatccttctcagtaaattcgcaaatatcatcaacaacatcctgttgctgttgtttagccagattcttcctcctcgtgatgttcgctaagtcctcctgctggccgcaagaatccgacgaggacaccatctcgtggtccactttaccaatcaccacgtgtcttgccactattctccgttcctccgacacttgctgcacagctgcccgatacttcttcaaaacttctgctaactcttctttattttcttccaattgcgacagtagctcagttcgtgcgcgactagctacattaacacgatcttctgcttcggaacgttgccgcagtacttcctgcaacgaagcccgcgtctcattcggttcttgctccagtgcctgtttcgctttaactgcaactgctctagcgcattctgcatcttctaactggttcttcagctgtcgtaaagctgctttacccgtcgagtcacctttcgatctctccagcatcgtttgagcgtctcttagcaatgctttggttctcttcaaatctctttttagcctatgttgcatgtccttaacgtgtgacaaatctatctcactcgcctgtgtctctacatctatcttgaggacttccggacactcatcgggattttcgtcctttattctactaataaaagattctcccccttttatacttatttcaacagtgtccaaaaagtctgcgccaataataagcgaatgttgcatcactgtgtctggaactacgtgtatggttatacagtacgactcattgtctataataatgttcgtcgaaaatttcccgagcgtaaaattcctttcggaaccgacaccgccaaatccaacgatttcccgacttaatctgggcgctccgattttcacatgctgatctgctcgcattagagtcagctcactaccggtgtctatcaacgcgctcaattcgaaattttccatcttaacatccttaccacgccttgtttgtaacgaccgaaacacgctgtaaactttttttgagggctcacccagtgccttgtcgcattttgatgcgatgtgtccgtactccctacatttgaagcatttaggtcctctcgacttgctcggacactccgcacacacgtgctccgcatcaccgcaattgtagcatcgcgccttcctcgcatctccagatcgaccgggttccttgttcctctcggtttcggacagcttcgccaccggctttaccctgctactcttcggctcctcaaatttcgtcctcatctccatatctctttttatcgcttcgtagcgcctgaaacgctcttttaattgctcgatattcctggctccgtatagcacagtcttgttcgcgacctcgtcgggaatgccttgaataatgtagtctatcaaggattgcgtatcaacccttccttgttttgcaatcccgcacatgtgatacatatattgttgcagactctcatctgctttcttctttctatgggataactcgccatgtatctgttggtcgcttactacattttcaaattcattcctcaacgccctttttagctttgcccagaacttcgcgcatcgctcttgtcgtacgaaggtctgagcggagcctgcgagtaatttcttagcataggccaccatgtgggcgtctgaccaaccccacacttctgccatttcctcgaagtcttccacccactgatttacactcagcagatcatccacgctgaatttctctaatgagtcttccacgtctttaagactcaacatcgaaccgacgcatatacttctgctgatactcatcgcggtcctgatacaccgctcgcgtgcctctcctgtattctcgcgcgccttgtttatcgtcctcgccttcactttcgtcggagctctcttcttccgacgatacatcgtctccttctagggccgcctgtagccgcgcactcttcccgttaccttcaaccccaagctaacgagacgcgctctcagctctttcgtcctcagcttctcgaggtcttcctctccctcttgactgcgttcggctctctgcttgcttcttagatctcgctggtttgttggttcttcgccacgcttcgaatccttaggagtagatcgaccaggtttgcacgctctgttcaacctggcaaccagcactgatctcgcaccggatataggcagattcatctgtgcgagcttactcctcagctcctccagcgtcaaatcctcttcacccgacaatcgttcgtcttcaacgtttgccattttattctattcttttctactcccgcacaaatagctccgttaaatcgtatcgtttctctgtcttattcaatcccggacgagcccccatttgtaatatcggaatatattaataatggattgaaaatacagatattagttagacagagaaacgatgtttgattaacaggaaaactaaatgcaacgctcgtatttacaacaaataacttgacaactatttggtaactaactctctctctctctctctctctctcactagcaactctaacactcgacaacactcgcaactcaattctaacgactctatgcttcgacgtctcgatcaactctgattctcgcaacacgcacacttttcgattcgccttggatagcgaaaccgtccttcttctaacgcgtttttaaaacgcgatggcgctatcactttctacaagcgttgtctttacatttccgatggtcACGGGCACAtacgactgccagatatacaatgtattataagagtatcattaccatacttttcatgaaaagagcaatttttcttgataactatattctgtaacatagattgaagtcgctgatttgatccctctgatatcgttgtcttatgagagtctcgcctggtcttgattggttctgttgactcttatcgttgtgaaaaatcgattcgttgtgtaccttttttgtatagagaattattttgtggtagaatataatgttgtaatatttgtggtctttactttactaattttgtcactgagccgctctttggttcgttgagcgattcatattccgcatatattccgtacttgcttcgcttggtacttttataattttcgcagttacaataaaaaatttaattctcaacagattaaagatttaacctcttgctttatagtgtacaataatttttttttttttttttttgtataggttatgtgatccatagtttgagtaagtagtacatatatatatttacgtgacaagctttcatttcaatctatatttaagattaatattttatcagtttctgttcgtaacaacatcgaagtagtccataaatttgaagagtataattaaggaagttatgaagcaagaggttaagaacaaattctgaaagaggttatgtacaactcagtagtactgctttacattactttgcgaattacttttcaagcataaaaatagtttaacagccacttatagttacttccttaccattacattcattaaattcgtttgattttgtaaacaaaataaccacgctgaccagtctctcatttaaaatagaattattttgtcatatatccaacagtttactttctcttcgtaaatattattaataattttatcaatttcgtatacttccatccttcgtataagtgacaatgaatcagaagagtttcatagcaatattgaacaacatacagtcaactacaacaccattagatacatccaccatacagtcaactacaacaccattagataacagcaatacaatagattataattttctacgtgtcattgattcatcatcatcattttccatttttttagcatatgtaaaaaccatccaatttaaaatgtttaaataacaatagcctatacaatataattttatgtaaaaaaattgattataccgtgctttaaaaccgtgctttaaaatcgatattcgctgaaacaatacatcgctctgcgcttccaatttgttttcgcacgaagaatcagtccactcattgttaccgtcaccatctctaccgtaatctatattactcgaataaattctatatcttgattggaaaatcacatattttaacgaacttccttattttttgttttttatgactttaattggcaatttccataatgttctataacttgacaatagactgataatatttcaggatatatatatacatacatcatgtttttgaggattctgtagtaaaatatattataataaattataggaaaagcaaactatttaagaaaaaattaccaccttcgagtaataaattatagaaggttaccaatgtaatttaaaacttaaaacttaaaaataatctattacacgtaacaaagaaaaagatttcttcgcaaacggtaactcgaaaattacggtcattgctgtagaaacatagttttacagggagaagaatttcgctagaaactctcgacgatgtcacatcaagcgaaaattcaataaagcgattactaaccatactaccagcggcaatcgtgttacggcaattcgtaaataagttagtcttctatttgcagaaacgtctctggcaatatcgtcacactcttgattacgtcggcgct carries:
- the LOC143304561 gene encoding uncharacterized protein LOC143304561, translating into MYRRKKRAPTKVKARTINKARENTGEARERCIRTAMSISRSICVGSMLSLKDVEDSLEKFSVDDLLSVNQWVEDFEEMAEVWGWSDAHMVAYAKKLLAGSAQTFVRQERCAKFWAKLKRALRNEFENVVSDQQIHGELSHRKKKADESLQQYMYHMCGIAKQGRVDTQSLIDYIIQGIPDEVANKTVLYGARNIEQLKERFRRYEAIKRDMEMRTKFEEPKSSRVKPVAKLSETERNKEPGRSGDARKARCYNCGDAEHVCAECPSKSRGPKCFKCREYGHIASKCDKALGEPSKKVYSVFRSLQTRRGKDVKMENFELSALIDTGSELTLMRADQHVKIGAPRLSREIVGFGGVGSERNFTLGKFSTNIIIDNESYCITIHVVPDTVMQHSLIIGADFLDTVEISIKGGESFISRIKDENPDECPEVLKIDVETQASEIDLSHVKDMQHRLKRDLKRTKALLRDAQTMLERSKGDSTGKAALRQLKNQLEDAECARAVAVKAKQALEQEPNETRASLQEVLRQRSEAEDRVNVASRARTELLSQLEENKEELAEVLKKYRAAVQQVSEERRIVARHVVIGKVDHEMVSSSDSCGQQEDLANITRRKNLAKQQQQDVVDDICEFTEKDSVAGVRVVSSFRIDSKRVNARRTRRQGKSHARNPSNNIDTKIRYTEDVDDEDDDGIVEDTMNVKTFEKEEIIVSVDGKLLTSSMYEPSLRKCHDAATTIKAPDKSEMGKQTTERKIEEERKRSSSIEDEQAAVFQEERDQLRADAKRRIEEIQIRNKRAYNRRRKKATAYRTGDLVAIERMQRGPGLKLHPKFLGPYRVIKVLRNDRYIVQREGEHEGPRTTSTAADHMKWWNADDSDVSASGDDEHI